One Perca flavescens isolate YP-PL-M2 chromosome 14, PFLA_1.0, whole genome shotgun sequence genomic window carries:
- the kat2b gene encoding histone acetyltransferase KAT2B, with the protein MADSAGIQQGSPAIGASGLVPAAPGAGGTEGSGAAGGSARIAVKKAQLRSSPRPKKLEKLGVYSSCKAEGACKCNGWKSQNPPPTPPRTDQQSSTVNLQEPCRSCSHTLGDHVTHLENVSEEEMNRLLGIVLDVEYLYTCVHKEEDADTKQVYFSLFKLLRKSILQMGKPTLEAQESPPFEKPSIEQGVNNFVQYKFSHLPSKERQTIMELAKMFLNQINYWQLETPSQRRQRVPNDDAAGYKANYTRWLCYCNVPQFCDSLPRYDTTQIFGRTLLRSVFTVMRKQLLEQARQEKDKLPPEKRTLILTHFPKFLSMLEEEVYSHSSPIWSHDFLAGAPAGQIPIHTVISAPPVARPLYYSTSPVSVDPSTCGSVSPARKTASVLEPNPVGEKRKPSEPLPHEENKRPRVVGDIPMELINEVMATITDPAAIPETSLLSAHSARDEAARLEERRGVIEFHVIGNSLNQKPNKRILMWLVGLQNVFSHQLPRMPKEYITRLVFDPKHKTLSLIKDGRVIGGICFRMFPSQGFTEIVFCAVTSNEQVKGYGTHLMNHLKEYHIKHEILNFLTYADEYAIGYFKKQGFSKDIKVPKAKYVGYIKDYEGATLMGCELNPSIPYTEFSVIIKKQKEIIKKLIERKQAQIRKVYPGLSCFKEGVRQIPIESIPGIRETGWKPVGKGKELKDPDQLYSTLKTILQHVKSHPNGWPFMEPVKKTEAPGYYQVIRFPMDLKTMSERLKSRYYTTRKLFMADMQRIFTNCREYNPPESEYYKCANLLEKFFYTKIKEAGLIEK; encoded by the exons ATGGCCGACAGCGCTGGGATTCAGCAAGGTTCGCCGGCCATCGGTGCATCGGGCCTGGTTCCGGCCGCTCCTGGAGCCGGGGGGACGGAGGGCTCGGGCGCCGCTGGAGGATCCGCACGTATCGCCGTGAAGAAGGCGCAACTCCGCTCGTCACCTCGGCCGAAGAAACTGGAAAAACTCGGAGTGTATTCATCCTGCAAA GCTGAGGGAGCCTGTAAGTGTAATGGCTGGAAAAGTCAGAACCCCCCTCCTACACCCCCACGAACTGACCAGCAGTCCAGCACAGTAAACCTGCAGGAGCCTTGTCGGAGCTGCTCTCACACCTTGG GTGATCATGTGACCCATCTAGAAAATGTTTCAGAGGAGGAAATGAACAGACTTCTTGGTATTGTCCTGGATGTGGAGTATCTCTACACATGTGTTCACAAAGAGGAAGATGCTGACACTAAACAGGTCTACTTTTCCCTCTTCAAA CTGTTGAGGAAATCCATCCTACAGATGGGTAAACCGACGTTAGAAGCACAGGAAAGTCCTCCGTTTGAAAAACCTAGCATCGAGCAG GGGGTGAACAATTTTGTCCAGTACAAATTCAGCCACCTGCCATCTAAGGAACGTCAAACCATTATGGAGCTGGCCAAGATGTTTCTCAACCAGATCAACTACTGGCAGCTGGAGACGCCCTCCCAGAGACGCCAGAGGGTTCCCAATGATGATGCAGCTGGATACAAAGCCAACTACACCAG ATGGCTCTGCTACTGCAATGTGCCTCAGTTCTGCGACAGTCTACCACGCTACGATACCACTCAGATCTTCGGCCGCACACTGTTGCGTTCGGTGTTCACTGTGATGAGAAAACAACTGCTGGAGCAGGCCAGACAGGAAAAGGACAAGCTGCCGCCTGAGAAACGCACACTCATTCTCACACACTTTCCCAA GTTCCTGTCTatgctggaggaggaggtgtaCAGCCATAGTTCTCCAATCTGGAGCCATGACTTCTTGGCAGGAGCCCCAGCAGGGCAGATACCTATccatacag tTATCAGTGCGCCCCCTGTGGCCAGGCCATTGTACTACAGCACTAGTCCTGTGTCAGTAGACCCGTCCACCTGTGGCAGTGTCAGTCCTGCCAGGAAAACAGCTTCTGTACTTGAACCAAATCCAG TTGGAGAAAAGCGTAAACCATCAGAAcctctcccccatgaggaaaaCAAGAGACCCAGGGTGGTGGGCGACATCCCCATGGAGCTCATCAatgaagtcatggcaaccatcACCGACCCTGCCGCCATTCCAGAG ACCAGTCTGCTGTCAGCTCACTCTGCACGCGATGAAGCTGCCCGTCTAGAGGAGCGCAGGGGGGTAATTGAATTCCACGTTATCGGTAACTCCCTAAACCAGAAGCCTAATAAGAGGATCTTGATGTGGCTCGTCGGCCTTCAGAATGTTTTCTCTCACCAGCTGCCCCGCATGCCTAAGGAGTACATCACGCGGCTGGTCTTTGATCC gaaGCACAAGACCCTGTCCCTAATCAAAGATGGCCGTGTGATCGGAGGGATCTGCTTTCGGATGTTTCCATCGCAGGGCTTTACAGAAATCGTCTTTTGTGCCGTCACCTCCAACGAACAGGTCAAG GGTTATGGGACCCATTTAATGAACCACCTGAAGGAATatcacataaaacatgaaatccTCAACTTCCTTACTTATGCTGATGAGTATGCCATCGGCTATTTCAAGAAACAG GGTTTCTCAAAGGACATCAAGGTTCCCAAGGCCAAATATGTGGGCTACATCAAGGACTATGAAGGAGCCACACTCATGGGCTGTGAACTCAACCCCAGCATTCCCTACACAGAGTTTTCTGTCATTATCAAGAAGCAGAAGGAG ATCATCAAGAAGTTGATAGAGAGGAAGCAGGCTCAGATCAGAAAAGTCTATCCGGGGCTTTCCTGTTTCAAGGAAGGAGTTCGGCAGATTCCCATTGAGAGCATTCCTGGCATAC GTGAAACTGGCTGGAAGCCTGTGGGCAAAGG AAAGGAACTGAAGGACCCAGATCAACTGTACAGTACTCTGAAGACCATCCTCCAGCATGTGAAG AGTCACCCAAACGGCTGGCCTTTCATGGAGCCAGTGAAGAAAACAGAGGCTCCTGGGTACTACCAAGTCATTCGCTTCCCCATGG ACCTTAAGACAATGAGCGAGCGCCTGAAGAGCAGGTACTACACAACACGCAAGTTGTTCATGGCTGACATGCAGCGCATCTTCACCAACTGTCGTGAATACAACCCTCCAGAGAGCGAGTACTACAAGTGTGCCAACTTACTTGAGAAATTCTTCTACACTAAGATCAAAGAAGCAGGCCTCATCGAGAAGtaa